One genomic segment of Caldimonas brevitalea includes these proteins:
- a CDS encoding efflux RND transporter periplasmic adaptor subunit, with product MRVTSKRALKWVLPTLCVLVLGFAVSRALMAKKAERSALATAPVAALLELAPTDLVPARREELVRTLAVSGSIEAVNTAVVKAKVAAELRELRVREGDTVSAGQVLGHLDPTEYETRLRQAQEQAASAKAQLEIAQRTLENNRALVDQGFISKNALDTSVSNAAVARATLLAAQANADLARKAVSDATLRAPIPGQVSQRFVQPGERVGVDARVLEIVDLSKLELKAAVPPEDLAGLQVGHRARLKVDGLSEPVEATLARINPSAQAGTRAVTVYLTVAPHAGLRHGLFATGELEVGRSAVVAVPESAVRLDQPQPYVLVVESGKVLQRRVTLGERGHNGPRGERLVAVASGLKEGEPVLQGSLGAVRDGTSVHVTAVAPAAAASH from the coding sequence ATGAGGGTCACTTCGAAACGCGCACTCAAGTGGGTGCTGCCGACCTTGTGCGTGCTCGTGCTGGGCTTTGCCGTCAGCCGGGCCCTGATGGCCAAGAAGGCCGAGCGGTCGGCCCTGGCCACGGCGCCGGTCGCGGCCCTGCTCGAACTCGCCCCGACCGACCTGGTCCCCGCGCGCCGGGAGGAGTTGGTTCGCACGTTGGCCGTGTCCGGCAGCATCGAGGCGGTCAACACCGCGGTCGTGAAGGCCAAGGTGGCCGCCGAACTGCGCGAGCTGCGCGTGCGCGAAGGTGACACGGTGAGCGCCGGGCAGGTGCTGGGCCACCTCGACCCGACCGAATACGAGACGCGGCTGCGCCAGGCGCAGGAACAGGCCGCGTCGGCCAAGGCGCAACTCGAAATCGCGCAACGCACGCTGGAAAACAACCGCGCGCTGGTCGACCAGGGGTTCATCTCGAAGAACGCGCTCGACACCTCGGTGTCGAACGCCGCCGTCGCGCGTGCGACGCTGCTGGCGGCCCAGGCGAATGCCGATCTGGCGCGCAAGGCTGTCAGCGACGCCACGCTGCGGGCCCCGATCCCGGGCCAGGTGTCGCAGCGTTTCGTGCAGCCCGGCGAGCGTGTGGGTGTCGACGCCCGCGTGCTCGAAATCGTCGACCTGTCCAAGCTCGAACTGAAGGCGGCGGTGCCACCGGAAGACCTGGCCGGCCTGCAGGTGGGCCACCGCGCCCGCCTGAAGGTCGACGGTTTGTCCGAGCCGGTCGAGGCCACGCTGGCCCGCATCAACCCAAGCGCGCAAGCCGGCACACGGGCCGTGACGGTCTACCTGACCGTGGCGCCGCATGCGGGGCTGCGGCATGGTTTGTTCGCCACCGGCGAGCTGGAAGTGGGCCGCAGCGCCGTGGTCGCGGTGCCCGAGTCGGCGGTGCGGCTCGACCAGCCGCAGCCCTATGTGCTGGTGGTCGAGTCGGGCAAGGTGCTGCAACGCCGCGTCACGCTGGGCGAACGTGGCCACAACGGCCCGCGCGGCGAGCGGCTGGTGGCGGTCGCGAGCGGGCTGAAAGAAGGCGAGCCGGTGCTGCAGGGCAGCCTCGGTGCAGTGCGCGACGGCACCAGCGTCCACGTCACCGCGGTGGCCCCGGCCGCTGCGGCCAGCCACTGA
- a CDS encoding TetR/AcrR family transcriptional regulator, producing MSSIPSDSSTPAEPSRRRRKEARPQELLDAALDLFVEKGFAATKIDDVAARAGVSKGTLYLYFPSKEELLKAVIRHNLSLTIEQGDDVVANFEGSTAELMQVVAGVWWERVGETQASGIFKLILTEARNFPDLAQFYDAEVIEPGQRLITRLLQRGVDRGEFRPTLHLLDTAHSFIFPLLMLCLHKHSIGPCLVHGLTNDPRRFIAHHIELLLKGVTAEPVPAPGTS from the coding sequence ATGTCTTCTATCCCGTCCGACTCTTCCACGCCCGCCGAGCCGTCACGCCGGCGGCGCAAGGAAGCGCGTCCCCAGGAACTATTGGACGCAGCGCTTGATTTGTTCGTCGAGAAAGGCTTCGCGGCGACCAAAATCGACGATGTGGCGGCCCGTGCCGGCGTGTCCAAGGGCACGCTGTATTTGTATTTCCCGAGCAAGGAAGAGCTGCTGAAGGCCGTCATCCGTCACAACCTGTCGCTCACGATCGAGCAAGGCGACGACGTGGTGGCCAATTTCGAGGGCAGCACGGCCGAGTTGATGCAGGTGGTGGCCGGTGTCTGGTGGGAGCGCGTCGGCGAAACGCAGGCGTCGGGCATATTCAAGCTGATCCTGACCGAGGCACGAAACTTTCCGGACCTGGCGCAGTTCTATGACGCAGAGGTGATCGAGCCCGGGCAACGTTTGATCACGCGGCTGCTGCAGCGCGGTGTCGACCGCGGCGAATTCCGCCCGACGCTGCATCTGCTGGACACCGCCCACTCGTTCATCTTCCCGCTGCTGATGCTGTGTTTGCACAAGCATTCCATCGGCCCCTGCCTGGTGCACGGGCTGACCAACGACCCGCGCCGATTCATCGCGCACCATATCGAATTGCTGCTGAAAGGCGTGACGGCTGAGCCGGTGCCGGCGCCCGGCACCTCCTAG
- a CDS encoding efflux RND transporter periplasmic adaptor subunit gives MKSKKWWWAAAFLVILAAALLWWWRGGRAEQPVYRTAAVERGPLAANVSAAGTVTAVSQVQVGSQVSGQISELWADFNSEVKQGQLIARLDPQSFEHRVQQAQADVEAARAAVLTAQANGLAASAGATRARVELQQAQRDLERNRGLVAQQFISPAELERTQSQVDTLSQALKVAEAQVNVAQAQTRNAEATVRQRMAQLAQAQVDLKRTQIRSPVDGIVIKRSIELGQTVAASLQSPELFVIARNLDDMQVEVPVDEADIGRVRPGQKVNFTVDAFPGRSYEGSVRLVRKAPTNTQNVITYVVVVSFSQPDGGRLLPGMTANVRIVTETRDAVLKVPNAALRVRLPEAEGATAGPSGGRGEAAGPRGPGRGGRGEGGRGRGRVYVLSEGAEPRAVPVQLGISDGQMTEVTGDGLKEGDTVLVGVVPPRGERTSRDTGRAPTGPRMAF, from the coding sequence ATGAAATCGAAGAAGTGGTGGTGGGCAGCTGCTTTCCTGGTGATCCTGGCGGCGGCCCTGTTGTGGTGGTGGCGCGGTGGTCGCGCCGAACAACCGGTGTATCGCACGGCCGCCGTCGAGCGCGGCCCCCTGGCAGCCAATGTCTCGGCTGCCGGCACCGTCACCGCGGTGTCACAGGTGCAGGTGGGCAGCCAGGTGTCGGGCCAGATCAGCGAGCTGTGGGCCGACTTCAATTCAGAAGTGAAGCAAGGCCAGCTGATTGCGCGGCTCGATCCGCAAAGCTTCGAGCACCGCGTGCAGCAGGCCCAGGCCGATGTGGAAGCGGCCCGTGCGGCGGTCCTGACCGCGCAGGCCAATGGTCTCGCCGCGTCAGCCGGGGCCACCCGCGCCCGGGTCGAACTGCAGCAGGCGCAGCGCGACCTCGAACGCAATCGGGGGCTGGTGGCCCAGCAGTTCATCTCGCCGGCCGAACTCGAGCGCACCCAGTCGCAGGTCGACACGCTGTCGCAGGCGCTCAAGGTGGCCGAGGCCCAGGTCAACGTGGCGCAGGCGCAGACGCGCAACGCCGAGGCCACGGTGCGCCAGCGCATGGCGCAGCTGGCGCAGGCCCAGGTCGACCTGAAGCGCACCCAGATCCGCTCGCCGGTCGACGGTATCGTCATCAAGCGCAGCATCGAGCTCGGGCAGACGGTGGCGGCCAGCCTGCAGTCGCCCGAGCTGTTCGTGATCGCGCGCAACCTGGACGACATGCAGGTCGAAGTGCCGGTGGACGAAGCCGACATCGGCCGAGTGCGCCCGGGCCAGAAGGTCAACTTCACCGTCGACGCCTTCCCGGGGCGCAGCTACGAAGGCAGCGTCCGGCTGGTGCGCAAGGCGCCCACCAACACGCAGAACGTGATCACCTATGTTGTCGTGGTCAGCTTTTCGCAGCCCGACGGCGGCCGGCTGCTGCCCGGCATGACGGCCAACGTGCGCATCGTCACCGAAACGCGTGACGCGGTGCTCAAGGTGCCCAACGCGGCCTTGCGGGTGCGCCTGCCCGAAGCGGAAGGGGCAACGGCCGGCCCGAGCGGCGGCCGCGGCGAGGCTGCCGGCCCGCGCGGCCCGGGCCGTGGCGGGCGGGGAGAAGGGGGCCGCGGGCGCGGGCGTGTCTACGTGTTGAGCGAAGGCGCCGAGCCGCGCGCGGTGCCGGTGCAACTGGGCATCAGCGACGGCCAGATGACCGAGGTGACCGGCGACGGGCTGAAAGAGGGCGACACGGTGCTGGTCGGGGTGGTCCCGCCGCGCGGCGAGCGCACCTCGCGCGACACCGGGCGGGCGCCGACCGGCCCCCGCATGGCGTTCTGA
- a CDS encoding ABC transporter ATP-binding protein translates to MALIEVRDLVKTYRMGEDAGSEVQALRGVSLDIDAGEFVAIMGASGSGKSTLMNILGCLDRPTSGSYRLARENVEGLSGDKLAAIRNRLIGFVFQQFNLLPRTSAVENVELPLVYAGVGSRERRERAMACLEQVGLAQRAGHTPAELSGGQQQRVAIARALVNRPQMILADEPTGALDTATSEDVMQLLSDLHRSRITVVLVTHEHDVAAWAARRIVFRDGRIIEDEAQTPRAAEPAA, encoded by the coding sequence ATGGCCCTGATCGAAGTGCGTGACCTGGTCAAGACCTACCGGATGGGCGAAGACGCGGGCAGCGAGGTGCAGGCCTTGCGCGGCGTCTCGCTCGACATCGACGCCGGCGAGTTCGTCGCCATCATGGGCGCTTCCGGCTCGGGCAAGTCGACCTTGATGAACATCCTCGGCTGCCTGGACCGGCCCACCTCGGGCAGCTACCGGCTGGCGCGCGAGAACGTCGAAGGCCTGTCGGGCGACAAGCTGGCCGCCATCCGCAACCGGCTCATCGGCTTCGTGTTCCAGCAATTCAACCTGTTGCCGCGCACCTCGGCGGTCGAAAACGTCGAGCTGCCGCTGGTCTATGCCGGCGTCGGCAGCCGCGAGCGGCGCGAGCGGGCCATGGCCTGTCTCGAGCAGGTGGGGCTGGCGCAGCGGGCCGGCCACACGCCGGCGGAGTTGTCGGGCGGGCAGCAGCAGCGGGTCGCGATCGCGCGGGCGCTGGTCAACCGGCCGCAGATGATTTTGGCGGATGAACCCACCGGTGCGCTCGACACCGCCACCTCGGAGGATGTGATGCAGTTGCTGAGCGATCTGCACCGCAGCCGCATCACCGTGGTGCTGGTCACGCACGAACACGACGTGGCGGCCTGGGCGGCGCGGCGTATCGTGTTCCGCGACGGGCGCATCATCGAAGACGAGGCGCAGACGCCGCGGGCCGCGGAGCCGGCCGCATGA
- a CDS encoding ABC transporter permease encodes MNFAAALRSAWRALATNLMRSILTMLGIIIGVAAVITMIAVGGGAQERVAEQIRSLGSNVILLTPGSRTATGVRLGSGATNTLTEGDAQAIAREVPEIKATAPQNRTSTQVVAQNANWPTQVLGTTNDYFSVREWNVVTGRSFDPAELARGAKVAVLGQTVVRELFGDDDPIDQLIRVNRVPMTVIGVLDRKGQNAFGQDQDDVVIVPLSTFRNRLQGRSTSRLRTVASVTVQVHEGQSMEAAEAGMRELLRQRHRLQPDQPDDFSIRNLTEVLAAQEASTQVMTLLLAAVAGVSLIVGGIGIMNIMLVSVTERTREIGLRMAVGARSGDILAQFLIEAVTLSLVGGAIGIVLGAAATWAVAFFAEWQVMLSVKSIVLAAGFSAAVGVFFGFYPARRAAALLPIQALRHE; translated from the coding sequence ATGAACTTCGCGGCGGCCTTGCGGTCGGCCTGGCGGGCGCTGGCCACCAACCTGATGCGCAGCATTCTGACGATGCTGGGCATCATCATCGGCGTGGCCGCGGTGATCACGATGATCGCCGTGGGCGGCGGCGCGCAGGAGCGGGTGGCCGAGCAGATCCGCTCGCTCGGCTCCAACGTGATCCTGCTGACGCCCGGCTCGCGCACCGCCACCGGCGTGCGCCTCGGCTCCGGCGCCACCAACACCTTGACCGAAGGCGACGCGCAGGCCATTGCGCGCGAGGTGCCCGAGATCAAGGCCACCGCGCCGCAGAACCGCACCAGCACCCAGGTGGTGGCGCAGAACGCCAACTGGCCGACCCAGGTGCTGGGCACCACCAACGACTATTTCAGCGTGCGCGAGTGGAATGTGGTGACCGGCCGCAGCTTCGACCCGGCCGAGCTGGCCCGCGGCGCCAAGGTGGCGGTGCTGGGCCAGACCGTGGTGCGCGAGCTGTTCGGCGACGACGACCCGATCGACCAGCTGATCCGGGTCAACCGGGTGCCGATGACGGTCATCGGCGTGCTCGACCGCAAGGGTCAGAACGCCTTCGGACAAGACCAGGACGATGTGGTCATCGTGCCGCTGTCGACCTTCCGCAACCGGCTGCAGGGCCGCTCGACCAGCCGCTTGCGCACGGTGGCCAGCGTGACGGTGCAAGTGCACGAAGGCCAGAGCATGGAGGCCGCCGAGGCCGGCATGCGCGAGCTGCTGCGCCAGCGCCACCGGTTGCAACCTGATCAGCCCGACGATTTCTCGATCCGCAACCTGACCGAAGTGCTGGCGGCCCAGGAGGCTTCGACCCAGGTGATGACCCTGTTGCTGGCCGCCGTCGCCGGCGTCAGCCTGATCGTCGGCGGCATCGGCATCATGAACATCATGCTGGTCAGCGTCACCGAGCGCACCCGCGAGATCGGCCTGCGCATGGCGGTGGGCGCGCGCTCGGGCGACATCCTCGCGCAGTTCCTCATCGAAGCGGTCACGCTCAGCCTGGTGGGCGGGGCCATCGGCATCGTGCTGGGCGCCGCGGCGACCTGGGCGGTCGCCTTCTTCGCCGAGTGGCAGGTGATGCTGAGCGTGAAGTCCATCGTGTTGGCGGCCGGATTTTCCGCCGCGGTGGGCGTCTTTTTCGGTTTCTACCCGGCACGCCGTGCGGCGGCACTGCTGCCGATACAGGCCTTGCGACATGAATGA
- a CDS encoding DUF1439 domain-containing protein gives MNDLTLTGARRRHVLAAVAPMLLAVVGLSGCAGLGGPRTLELSEAQLLESLSREFPFNSRVLGVLDVVALMPRLKLLPESNRLATEFDLRLGAMPGTRETSGVLGLSYGLRFDPAQQAVVLDAPRIERLNIGNGPGLQQGFAGRVAAGLAEEMLRDVPVYRLKPEDQRKLDAHRLQPGAIRVTSRGLSVELTPKP, from the coding sequence ATGAATGATCTGACCCTGACCGGCGCCCGGCGCCGACATGTGCTGGCGGCCGTGGCCCCGATGTTGTTGGCTGTCGTCGGCTTGTCCGGCTGCGCCGGGCTCGGCGGCCCGCGCACCCTCGAGTTGAGCGAGGCACAGCTGCTCGAGTCGCTGAGCCGAGAGTTTCCCTTCAATTCACGTGTGCTCGGCGTGCTCGACGTGGTCGCCTTGATGCCGCGCCTGAAGTTGTTGCCCGAGTCCAACCGGCTGGCCACCGAGTTCGACCTGCGCCTAGGCGCGATGCCCGGCACGCGAGAAACCAGCGGGGTGCTGGGTCTGAGCTACGGGCTGCGCTTCGACCCGGCCCAGCAGGCGGTGGTGCTCGACGCACCGCGCATCGAGCGGCTGAACATCGGCAACGGCCCCGGCTTGCAGCAGGGCTTCGCGGGTCGCGTCGCAGCCGGCCTGGCCGAAGAGATGCTGCGCGACGTGCCGGTGTACCGCCTGAAGCCCGAAGACCAGCGCAAGCTGGACGCGCACCGGCTGCAGCCCGGCGCGATCCGGGTCACGTCACGCGGGCTGAGCGTCGAGCTGACGCCGAAACCTTAA
- a CDS encoding periplasmic nitrate reductase, NapE protein, giving the protein MQTPDKDAPSTYQEELRTFLFLTVVTAPVLAVMVVGGYGFMVWMYQLLTGDLPG; this is encoded by the coding sequence TTGCAGACGCCAGACAAAGACGCGCCCTCCACCTACCAGGAGGAGCTTCGAACCTTTCTGTTTTTGACCGTCGTCACCGCCCCCGTGCTCGCTGTCATGGTCGTCGGCGGTTACGGTTTCATGGTCTGGATGTACCAGCTCCTGACCGGGGACCTGCCGGGATGA
- a CDS encoding chaperone NapD gives MSGEPQRRGDEIHIAGSLVHARLAEVAQVCAAIATLPNADVVQASVDGRLVVVLEAGSARDIVAVLDEIRNLPGVLNVALVYQHAEPTAAMLEEMTP, from the coding sequence ATGAGCGGCGAACCCCAACGCCGCGGCGACGAAATCCACATTGCCGGCTCGCTCGTACATGCCCGCCTCGCCGAGGTGGCCCAGGTCTGTGCGGCTATCGCAACCCTGCCGAACGCCGACGTCGTGCAAGCCTCGGTCGACGGGCGGCTGGTGGTGGTGCTGGAAGCCGGCAGCGCCCGCGACATCGTCGCGGTGCTCGACGAGATCCGCAACCTTCCGGGCGTGCTGAACGTGGCCCTGGTCTATCAGCACGCCGAACCTACCGCTGCCATGCTGGAGGAGATGACTCCATGA